In the genome of Lactuca sativa cultivar Salinas chromosome 3, Lsat_Salinas_v11, whole genome shotgun sequence, the window CATGACATTCTTCCGGAAGATAATGAATTACTTATTTCTACATACCAAACAAAAAAGCTAATGGGCCCGATGGGATTGGATGTTGAAATAATACATGCATGTCCAAATAATTGTACGttgttgtaacacccagaatcagaaagaccaagaaaagaaaggaaaagctctaagtcatgagtcaactcgtcgagtccagggaggaactcgacgagtcggagtggGATCTGGGGTATAAAGTAAGTGACTGACTTGGCAAGTcggctagtggactcggcgagtctggtctggtcgagaaaaaccctaatccagggggttgtgccctatttaaagaacattacatcccttccccatcctctttactccccttttgagatccaaaaaccctaaatcgtgagtgagagtccttggaagcaatttggagcttagataagggGGTTTTGTGAAGAGATAttgaagatcaagaggcttggagcaaggggatttGTAGAGAGTTGGATTATTCTTCAGTGGGAGGTCATCcttgaggtaataagctgttgctttGGATTTATTGCAATTCgatctattcttgaatgagattttggggctattttggtaagattgagatctatttcgggtttgggacttagatctgaggttgctacttcagatctagggttgTGATGGTCCAGAATGTCTTAAAGCAGCAGTCAGTgagttattggtgaagcccctttgtcttaaaccctagccctagagtgttttgggcctttagctcctgggtttcacgtaaagtttgcaactttacgtggggggatagactgtagaagagtggatctatgaatggattggagcccctgcatggctcgaaaagccactgaatGGATTGAGATCTGaagatactcggcgagtcacatgggtgtactcggcgagttttatAAACATGAgcgcagactcggcgagtgggaagaacaactcggcgagtttgttgaagattgccttagactcggcgagtatggtcgcataacctcaaccttttctggttaagacgcagatcagtgagttggacaggatgggatttagagatcgttgaactcgacgagtcttggggtgacttggcgagttgattcGTATTTGGAGAGTTTATGGgtttaggaactcggcgagtctatgagttgactcggcgagtcgagtcaactggaaggttgactttgaccaggactttgactttgaccagagttgacttagttttaCTTCTTGagttcagtttggaactaagtgttatattgatattagtagctcggggagctagtggagcaacgGTTCGGAGAGTTGTCGGACAGCAGCCAGAAAgttatcagcaaagttcagcagtgcaggtgagtttccctttgtgtgaatgggtctacggccacaatgccgacccatgtagttatgagtaggaagacccgggggttagccctaggcacagtatgctagtatgacattcgggactaaggtccaatgttagtgggcgggtgcccaaggaatggtttgtatgatagttatacttgttgtctgtgtgatacatgtatgtgcctggtagggaggtgagtgtgggcgaggtctcgtatctcaccaatagcagagtgtggacggtgttccataccTCATTAGTAGTAGAGCCggggcgaggcccaagtaaggaaaagagtgagtgtggattgggcctgtatctcactgtcagtaggagcgtggacggggttccatgattcATCAGTAGTAGGACAGGGGTGAGGCCTTAGTATAGTAATCCAGTAGAGTATGTTAGTTATGcgttgtgatatgattgtatgctagtatatgttagcgggtgGGGCCCGGAGACAAGCGGGGCCTAAGGAAAACATATATGTACGTCGAGCGGggatcgaagccaggcggggcctggtgaCGAACGGGGTccgatagcgggcgaggcccaatacAGCGGGCGGGagcccagtatgtggttatgtgcttagtgttatgtatggcatgtatggatcagtagatatgtatggtatgcggtaggttggggaactcactaagctttgtgcttacggttttcagttttggttacaGGTATTCAGTTTTCAGAAGAGGAGCTCGGgagggttgcagtgcacacaccatggcaagttagcctgggatgtttactctgataattaaacaagtgttttggaaatgaaactatgatttgtcatataaaccctttttgtatgtttgaatgaTTTAACGCTAGgaattagtaatgtttttaaaaaaatttcggactcgaaatttgggatgttacagttgtaTAGAAAGGAGTTCGAGAATAAACATAATTGTGTTTTCTGCATTGCATCGATGTATAAACGGAAAAAAGATTCGAATGAAGTTGACGATGATGTGACAAAAAAATGGAACACCGGCTAAAAGGTTGTGGTGTCTCCCTATTATACCGAGACTAAAAAGgttattttcaaatgaaaaataaGCAAAGTTACTTTGCATTCGGAAGAACGTGTAACTGACCGAAAACTAAAACATGTTGTGGATTCCCCTCAATGGAGAAATATTGATAAGAAGTATCCTGAATTGGAAAAAGATATGAGAAACATACGGTTTAGGCTTAGTTTACTATACGAGTATACAAGTATACGATgtaggggtgagcatggtgcggttCGATGCGGTTTTTGGCTTaaaccgaaccgaaaaccgcAACTTTGGTTTTTTGAAGTTTAGAAACCGCACCGTTCGGTTTGTATGCGGTTCGGTTTTAGCGGTtttttgcggttcggttttttttgCGGTTATTTGTCGGTTTTTTATTTGGTTTTGTTTTGTCTTTTTACTAAAACTCAGGTAACTCAACGAGTTACTTTGACTCGGATGACGAGTGTTAATCATTTCTTAAGAAACTTTATATAGAGATAAATCGATACCACTACCTATTGGTTTGAACTCAAATGACATAACCACTCAAATGACATAACCACTTTGTAACATGCTTCTAATGCTTGAATATAAtacaaattaaatataatatttgtttcgCAAGTACATAAGATAATATCAattaatgtattcataaaaatgatactaTCATCACTAGAACTCTTCAttcttacaaatatatatatatatatatatatatatatatatatatatatatatatatatatatatatatatatatatatatatatattcagtgcGGTTCGGTTTTGTGCggtttttgcaagactagaaaccgcaccgcaccaAACATTTTCGGTTTTTGTAAAACTAAAAACCATACCGTCGGTTTtcatttcggttttggtttttcgGTTTTGATTTATAcggtttttttggttttttcggtttgcggttcggtttttgcacACCCCTAAAATTACGACggatgtttttttttgttaataactatattattattaatgGCTAAATTAAGCTAGAAGACGTCTATAATGACTCACTTGCGTCGTTCACGCCGTTTGAAAAGTTATAACCAAATTGATTACCGAAGTTCTGCGTGCGTTCCCCCCTAAACAGTTAATAAGTCCCATGCCCATTATCTTAATTtatcgatttttataaaactctaAAACAGTAAATCGTGATATAAATGCTTAACGACTCTACATATTTCGTAGGAGTTTCCCGTAGATAAAGCTATTACTGCAGTCACGAGAAGTGTCTTTAATTAAATAATCAACATTGATGTCGTTAATTTGTTCAAGAAAGGCGGCTTTCAATAAACGCGTTCGGACACCAGTTGACTCCACCAGTCCCCTACATgcatatatatttataatgtGAGAGATCCCAAGACAGTAACACACCAATCCCAGAGATAATACATAATACATATACTACAACTATATCGATATGGCTATCATCAAAATGAAGAACAACACATCGAACGCGAAGGACGTGACCACTGCAGGCAAGGTGATCACCTGCAAAGGTAAATAGCATCATCTTTTCTCTATCGATCTTATCGCTAAACACTAgtaccatgcatgcatgtaatcGTGAATATCATGATCAATATTTGATTTTGAATTCCATATATATATGCAGCCGCTGTGGCGTGGGGTCCTGGGCAGCCTTTGGTCGTGGAAGAAATTCTGGTGGATCCCCCACAGAAGATGGAGGTCAGAATTAAGATCCATTTCACTTCAGTCTGTCATACTGATCTGGGTGCTTGGCAAGGCAAGGTATTGATCGATCATCCATTCATCACTCACTCCATATACATAAAAGCGCGTACGTCCAAGTTCCATATATATACAATCGAACTAAGCTTGATTCTTGATTTTGATTTGTATGCAGAATGAAGCTCAAAGAGTATATCCACGAATTCTTGGCCATGAAGCATCTGGGTAAGCTAGATTAATCTCAAAGATATTTGTGTAGTTGTCGTTTTTAAAGTACTACAGAATTCATGACGTTTAGTGTTGCATTATATCAATAGGGTGGTGGAGAGTGTGGGAGAAGGAGTGGAGGATATGAAGGTCGGAGATCATGTTGTTCCGATATTTAACGGCGAATGTGGAGATTGTGTTTTCTGCAAATCTAAATCAAGCAACCTTTGTAAAAAGTTCAGAGTGGACCCGCTTAAGAGTGTAATGACAAACGATGGAAAGACACGGTTTTGGACGAAACAAGGAGAACCCATTTACCATTTCCTCAACACCTCCACTTTCAGCGAGTACACAGTGGTTGACTCCGCCTGCGTTGTCAAGATCGACCCAAATGCTCCCCTCAAAACCATGACTTTGCTTAGCTGTGGTGTAACAACTGGTCTCGGAGCCGCATGGAATACAGCCAATGTACACGCCGGATCCACTGTTGCTGTATTTGGTCTGGGAGCCGTAGGACTTGCAGCTGTTGAAGGAGCTCGTTCAAGAGGAGCCTCCAGAATAATTGGGATTGATATAAACTCCGAGAAGCTCGCCAGAGCTGAAACCATGGGAGTCACTGATATCATAAACCCATTAGAATTAAAAAAGCCAGTCCACGAGGTCTGTATACGCATGTAATTATTCGtgtaatatataattattaataggTAAAAATCAGAATCTAACTGCTAAAATAACACAAATTTTGACAGGAAATTAGAGAGATCTCGGATGGAGGAGTGGACTTTAGCTTTGAGTGTGCCGGAAACTTGGACGTCCTCCGCGAGGCATTTCTATCGACTCACGAGGTAAGCCAATTAAACCCATGCATATAGGAAACATGGTGGAATGAAATAGCAATCAAACTAAATGATTATTGATGTCTAATATATATGtcatgttgttatatatatacagGGTTGGGGTTTGACAGTACTTCTGGGGATTCACACCACTCCCAAAACACTCCCTCTCCATCCCATGGAACTATTTACTGGTCGGAGAATTATTGGATCTGTTTTTGGAGACTTCAAAGGGAAAACACAGCTACCTCTGTTCGCCAAACAATGCATGCATGGGGTAAGTTGGTTTGTGTTCTTCATCGAATTAACTTGGCTTCCCTACTAGATCTATATTTGCCATGTTTTAACGAGCATGACTAATTTCCATATGTTTGCAGGCAGTGAAATTGGATGAATTTATAACACATGAACTACCTTTCAGTGAGATCAACCAAGCTTTCCAGTTACTTATGGATGGGAAATCACTAAGATGCGTTTTGCATCTGTAAAGTATCCATCATACTCTCTTCCAACTTTCTTTCATGGAGAAATACCCATTCAGTTCAAATATAATATTTGTGGCTTTGCCataatatatgtatttaatttatttaCTTATATATGTTATATACACCGCGACAAAATGTCACGAATGGAATGTAAGTTAGGCTCGAAAAGTTTTGCTCGAGTATATATGATTATAGGGTCAAAATGTTCAGGATGAGTGTTGATAAAGAACATCGATGGATATTATATGGACTTTACATAAAAGAAATGAATTTTGTACTCTTGTTTATAAAATAACAATGAAATTGACGATATCACAAAACTACAAATTTGATCCGTTGGTTTGCGGAAGAACATAGAAAGTCAACATACAACCACACATATATACTCTCCACACTAAAGAACACAGAAAGTCAACACACGTACTCTCTACATAGTTTGGATTTGTTTTTCAAaactcacacacacatacactataacatttttgggcttcttcaaaAAAAAACAACACACACACCTAAGAAATCCAAGGTAGAAGCTCTTAATTAAAATTCAAACATACACACACCTGTTCACCTTATAATTAACTACTAAAATTTTCATCAACAAATCATTACGGATATTTGTCTCTTATATCAATCCTTCGAACTTTTTTATAACACCGACCTAAATTCTCCATGTCGCTGacactacaaaaaaaaaagacattaaCGGCGACAAAAATTGCCGGTAAAGGCAATAACAGCAACACGTTGCCGATAAAAAGTCGTTGGTACTACCCTATCACTATTGCTTAAAATGTTGCCGGTAATATTTTTTGTCGCTGGTAATACGTATGTCGCTGGTAATAGTACATGGCACTGGTAATAGTGTCGCCGATAATATCATATTTCgtttttttaaatcaatactttttGGGTGCAAAAAAACCGATACATAACGACATTAAATACAGAAAAAAGAATTACATAACGACATTGAATTAGGTACCAAAGTGTTATAATTTCATATATAAATACCAGAATAAACAACAAAAGTGTTATAATTCGGACAAGTATCAAAGTTTCATAACAAGTCTAACATACAAAATACAAACTAATTATTCGACGAACCATCATCTTCGTTCCTCTCGTTTCCTCATTGATCATCACTTTGTGGTTTCCCCGATTGAAAAAATGCAAAAAGTTTCTCCCTACACACCTACTTGTTGAGCATTGCACGAAAAGTTTCTAACTACATAATAAttaacaacatatataaacttataagttaatctatcaaacataaacaaaaaactaccaaagtacattgttatttcttgcactcaaatacaagaaataccaaaagtacattgctatttcttgcacatGAGACATAAacacaattaccaaatcaacatgcatttattgatgccaaagtacattgctatttttaaactagtgacaaaaaaaccaaaatacaatgttatttcttgcacttggaaCATAAACACAATTACAATtataattaccaaatcaacatgcatttattgatCATTATATAGATATATGAGACTTTGAAATTAAATAGTCTTGTTTTATAAGAAATGGTAGTTTACTTTCTACTTATTTTGTGCAAAAGAACCTTAAATACAAGAATtaccaaagtacattgttatttcttgtacttggaacaaaaacataattaCAAACCGAATTGCCAAATCAACATGTATGTATTGATGCCagagtacattgttatttttagACTAGGGACAAAAAagccaaagtacattgttatttcttgcacttggcACATAAACACAATTACCAAACAACATGCATTTATTGATCATTATATAGATCTATAAGACTTTGAAATTCAATAGTCTTGTTttatgtgacatcctcatttttacGGTTAAAAGAGacctttttatttatgcttattttaaaacagAGTTTATTTATATTGCAGATTTTGTCCCATAAAAAGTATATCCAAAGAAATATTTTTCGTTGATTTATTAAAACTTGGTATGTCATAACTAATataataaacataagcataaacgtagTCATTATGAGCCTTACGGTATCTTTTATACTATGGAATATATTTCATCGAATCTCTCATCAGGTCCGAATATCATTATCTTTGTACTGCTTcctatgatacaaagaaactgaatgggttgggttgggaaacatggtgagtacatagagttttcaactcacaataatgTAGTTAATTTGTTTAATTATCTATTTCATATTAAACAATGAACCTGACTACCCattctcattatcttctttattcatcTATAGAGACATATCTTAAGGATTATCGTTGTAAATCTTATGGTTGTCATCTATATTCTGATAGATGACTACATCGTTAGTACAATAGTACCCAATCCTACATCGTTAGTATAATAGTACCAGTTCTTATATCATTAGTACAATAGTACCAGTTCCTTTATCGTTATTACAATAGTACTAGTTCCTATATCGTTAGTACAATAGTACCATTAAAGTCGTGACATTCTATTATCATTTTCATCTCTCATTACCCTTCATTAcctaatatattatattcatgaaaatacatatacggtataaatcatttaaaatttaTCTTTATAACATTTCATCTAATACATAACATTTTTGAATATAAGCACATATAGcatttaattatctaaatacttcatatttatgtataagatgaaagtaactatgcactcatttgTTAAAATGGATGACTGGCAAGTTGGCCAGCGCTTCGCTTCAGCACTGAGTTTTTcatttgatgtgacctaggttcatattactaagtcttagtcttataTTCTTTGGTGACTAATGATAGGGTAGATTCCTCAACAATCACAATATCTACATCAAGGTCTATCAAGTAAGGAGcaaccaggtaagatcatatcggaggtagggtttgttttgtatacaaagtatactatttggaaatctcattttaaacacctcactaaatctatcCTAGACATCACCTCGTAAAaagatcaatcaatataatgacttggaatcacagataagtcttatttataaattcataacaacaactatatatataaatataagttacactgaacgCAATTTAAGTGTAGCTTAAATTACAGAGATTTTACTTACAAAAGTCTAGAAATTGTATTGGTAGAACTTCAACCTGATAGTTACTAATGTCAGGCACCCAAGGACCCCAGAGCTCTACTAGAATCTTTAATCTAATAAAATGTTGGACCAAAATAGAGAAACTCAatagagagagaggggggagagagagagagagagagagagagagttagaatGGTATGGGGAGTGAATGGGGCTGCATTTATATTTATAGGCTGAAATTTGAATGTGAGTGTCGCACCTCCACAAGGTACACATCACGCCTTTTTGTGGCCAGCAATCCACCCTTGCATAACGTGACGTGTGACGACTATCTAGAGTGCTACGTGGACCCCTTTAGAAGCGCGTGTCGCGCCTGTTGCACGCGCATGCGATTTTTGGATTTTCAAAATAGCATATCATCTTCATACGGACTCcaatttttatgttctttatatccgtgtgtagctatcaacgagatctacagctttcatttagactctgtcggctaattctcactttatttttaacaggcttagagtGTTAAAGTCCGTATAAAAATTATAACTCTTTCATACGACATCCATTCTCAACTTTCTTTATATCGGCAGACTCTTATTCACAAGATCTCCAACTCTTGGTTAGATTGTTTTATCTAACAATAACCCGatttaaattttgatttctaTGTTTGCACTActatgctgaaacttcgaaaaatcataacgtcctcatacaaagtcagatttggacgttctctatatacaatatcttggtttattatgacttttgtttagattgcttaaGCTAATAAACAACCtatcaaaaaatcactttttacaatGCACATAGTCGTATCAGtttaatcataacttcttcatacgaagtcggattttagaattctttatatgtacggaatccttgtcacatatactataacaattattagggatgagcataggcgggtacccgcctcatttggcgagaaccggaaccagaaccggcggttcctagaaagttagaaccggaaccaGAACCGCTCTAGGCGGTTCCTAAATTTTTGGAACCAGTCCCAGAACTGGCGGTTCTTGTTCCAGAAGCGGGTACCCAGTTACATTAACTTTGTTAACTTTTGTCGATAAAACCGCAACTTAGTTCGATCTAAATCAAATCA includes:
- the LOC111919085 gene encoding alcohol dehydrogenase-like 3, producing the protein MAIIKMKNNTSNAKDVTTAGKVITCKAAVAWGPGQPLVVEEILVDPPQKMEVRIKIHFTSVCHTDLGAWQGKNEAQRVYPRILGHEASGVVESVGEGVEDMKVGDHVVPIFNGECGDCVFCKSKSSNLCKKFRVDPLKSVMTNDGKTRFWTKQGEPIYHFLNTSTFSEYTVVDSACVVKIDPNAPLKTMTLLSCGVTTGLGAAWNTANVHAGSTVAVFGLGAVGLAAVEGARSRGASRIIGIDINSEKLARAETMGVTDIINPLELKKPVHEEIREISDGGVDFSFECAGNLDVLREAFLSTHEGWGLTVLLGIHTTPKTLPLHPMELFTGRRIIGSVFGDFKGKTQLPLFAKQCMHGAVKLDEFITHELPFSEINQAFQLLMDGKSLRCVLHL